From the Heterodontus francisci isolate sHetFra1 unplaced genomic scaffold, sHetFra1.hap1 HAP1_SCAFFOLD_61, whole genome shotgun sequence genome, the window tggagagctggcctgtactcgatggggcaaatggcctccttccataccacaaatgacccaatgactcgatgagtccatgtcactctcagaatcaagacaacagagtgacagatttaacacaacattataacatatgtttggtttgacaaattcaataataactcatctccactcctagtatttctaaatcccacacattcactataatgtgaacaattatttcctgttgtgtctctctcagatttgtaaacttcactatattggagtgaggtgacatctactggcgggaagcaagaactgcaatcaagcagcagaaactccacagtctgtcagggttaaagacacattgcaatatgaggaaatagtgaaggggtttgatcgggttgatggaaacatgattccacttgtggtatcgtatgaagcaagggccggaaatataaaattgtcgttaataaaagaaatgaggaattcatgaaaaatgcatttgcttagagaatggttatagagattgacagcactgatataggccctttggcccactgagtctgcactgaccatcaaccacccatttatactaatcctatgttaacccagaattccctaccacatccccacatttctcctatcacctaccctggggccaatttacaacagtcagtttatctatcaacccacaagtctttcgttgtgggaggaaaccagagtaccttgtggaagcccacataaacaacttgcaaactccacacaggcagtatacagaactgaatcgtggtcattgaagttgtgaagctacagtgcacaccactgcaccacccttagaatgtggatggagtaaaaagtgagattgggtggacagaagcagtctgaaaagatggctcaaacaaaaggtgaaaaccctgaaatgttaactctgtttctctctgcacagatgctgtcagaggtgctgagtatttccagcactttctgtttttatttcagctttgtaggatattgctttgatctgaaaaaaatgcacgatcggctgtgggtgccagtgaaattccacaggagcgaataaaaaccatgccaatGGTGGCTTGTTGctttaggggtatgattctcgctttgggtatataagtgactaatatgtgagaggtcctgggttcaaatcccagacgagcccttctctgttgccatttttagtttaaggtcatcgattgctttcagccttccagaaagcggaatcgatttccaaactgagcctgcttgaggaccggggaactggattcaaagagcttgtcgacaaaattgaaatgaacaaaatatacagattgtcaagtgggaatataaggttgcaacagtaactaaaggcctgctcgggtcagcaaatgaaacccgactcaagcctgacagcaccacatccgacctggtccgagtcctttcatttttttcccgtgcccgaactgaccaccagaatgttcagttaaacttgcttccgtttttcactttttaagcttgtgcaggtaagcaacaaaaactgtaactggacttgaaaggttgtttaaatgtacattaagattagagctacgtaccggaggtgatgagctgaagattgttaccatagaagttagtgattgttaggtcactagtgaaagagaaagtcatggagttgtgcccagacaggttgtcccacactgtattaattaaaatattgcccgaaggctagaaaatatcattatacattccctagactcctgctttacaggttgaaatactttctgcaagtttatccagagagcagctgagatgcagagaccaggaaggtcttgagtgattaattggtataaaatatacattcttatattaaagagattgtgctctaccttcgatggaatcgctcactgcagactagtgcggagtgtttaccgccttgacgtcctggctgtcactggatcttgagtccatgcctctggattactggtccagtaatctatgaaatttctcccttgatctaatattttaatctggtaagtcagattttacaaaaaaaaaattaaatgatttaagactacttcatgttcagcagtgccaaatgaataaagaaattcaaatatattcaaaattttctatcaactattaaatactaatgcccagctttgaatacaaaaaatgcctctaattgtattctggtctggaatggaattcttcagtgtttctgtttagcttggattgactcatcgattttcttgtttttcactttgtcgatgcctttgaataattgtggattcttcttcagggtgtcttctttcaccaggtagttctgacctctgatgatgttgatcgtaatcagcttcaatttgctgatagttttggaagtgagcagatttcctttgcttgagtttacaacatggaacttagtctgacgtgtggacccatgggaggatttgaaagctgcccttgcattggagcatacagttgcctccatccaaacagaggtatggtagaagtgacatattcagttcagtctgtcgatcatgggacttttaatctcagggttgtgagtttgaacgccatttagtttttccattttttaggcctcattaacagagagtacaaggagtgtttgaaatgaaattcaacaacagtatgagaaacgctctctttcattcgggactcaactctctgcagcatctcgctgtgaaagattgaactttatctcatttctttttcagctgggagtcagtgcggctcagtgggacttctggcggtctcccgcttcacaattcatcagtgctgagaaagcaatgggaaatattactcatggctgagtaagcagaggacaccgatttaaggtgaatgggaaaagaaccaaaggcaacatgaggaaaaaccttttttatgcagcaaatggttaagatctgatatgtactgcctgagagtgtgacggaggaagattcaaccatagctttcaaaaggatatatgataattatctgaagggaaaaaaaaatcaggttttcatggaatacatgaggatgcggcatgagctgagttgcttgtgcagagaggcagcacaagcacgatgagctgaaacctccttttgtgctgtaagtattctgtgatctatgattctatacaaagtgaaaccagcactcacatctgagaaactgacaggtacagtgtaaaccccacactaacaaaccagcaaatgccagggacagagtaaaaccaacagtcctagacaagaaactgacagatactgtgtgaaacccaaaaattgcttatcaggatttggcagctaatgtgtaaaaacctctcttccatATCCATACtgtaaggtacaaagaaaattaggtacaaacccaggctcatacttcgaagactgagagataaagagcaaaacacagactcacctacaagagtctgacaagtacagagaataaaacagagggggtgcagattaaaaacacatgcatgtaacggattctgataaggatagaatcaaaccctttctcacacatgacatgaaaattggtggtgtcgtaaatagtgaggaggaaagcctgagattacaggccaatatagatcgtccgaggcagagaatataagagcagggaggttatgacggagctgtataaaatgctagttaggccacagctggagtactgtgtactgttctgggcaccacactataggaaggatgtgattgcactggagagggtgcagaagagagtcaccaggatgttgcctgggctggagcatttcagctatgaagagagactgaaaaggctagggttgttttccttagagcagagaaggctgaggggagataagattgaggtttacaaaattatgaggggcattgatgggttagataggaagaaacattttaccttagcggaggggtcaataaacaggtggcatagatttaaggtaaggggcaggaggttgagatgggatttgaggaaaaacattttacccagagggtggttggaatctggaacgcactccctgaagaggtggtagaggccggaacactcacaacatttaagaagtatttagatgagcacttgaaatgctatagcatacaaggctacgggccaaatactggaaaatgggattagaatagttaggtgcttgatggccagcacagacacaatgggctgaagggcctgtttctgtgctgtataactctatgactctatatcagaaactgatagatctggacaaaagctgatgttcacataaagTTGCTgacagatatgtggtgaaactcacattttttttaatttccaaaatatactttattcatacaaatctgtaaaaattacattcccaaacagtttaaaacagcatcaagtcaaagaatacaaacagtgcaaaggtgatcagttaccttctgtacaatcatgagttgcctcacaacccttccatttcattgtcatgccatatacatttttacatttacagcacacaatatttctccgatacagttcgaggggtttcccatggatccagcccctcagttcagcttggtggggggaccttacactgtggtctttctccattgagcctttgctgcggctgccccaagctttagtgcgtccctcagcacgtagtcctggaccttggaatgtgccagtctgcaacattcggtggtggacaactcttttcgctggaagaccagcaagtttcgggcagaccaaagggcgtctttcaccgaattgatagtcctccaacagcagttgatgtttgtctcggtgtgcgtccctgggaatagcccggagagcacagactcctgtgctacagagctgcttgggatgaacatcgacaaaaaccactgcatctctttccacaaagttaactcacatagcaatagcagaaacagtcacaaaccaaaaactgaaacatacagagtaaaaacccacattctcacaccagaaattcacggctacaaagtgaagctgactctctcctcccaggcactgacagggacaaaagaaaacacgcactaacataccaggaaatgaaatgtaggaaataaaacctgattatcatgtcagagattggcattaatgacagttgtggtacccagaatgctctgcgctccagaatttgccttgactctgataaggagcaggcgcggtagtggctgacctCCATCTGCAGCTGtcgcggaatattcacaaagtgcagggagaccgcgcccgtagcgggtgcacacagctggagcagggcgtcaaggccacaataggatggaacaatcccgtttgtgtccctgcgggtggcggtgaagcttttccctgtgaggcgtcCCGaagctgcccgccagcaaggtcaactggtcagagagcgtctgtaaatggataggaattggggattgggcagggagcgtgtctaaatgaataagatttggggactgggcaaggagcgtctgtaaatggataagaattggggatttggcagggagcgtttttttatccgttcgtgggatgtgggcgtcgctggctcgatctcagctgcagtaatgtgtccagttctgggcaccaggtttcagaaaggacatcaaagcttttgagacagttcggaggagatttacgagaatgataccagagatgaggggtttcagttctctggacagggtggtgaagctgggattgttggccaaaaatgtcaaggggaggtgaggagagatctttttacccagtaactgattcggatttggaatgaattgtctgacagggtgctggaaacagattcaattgtaactttcataaaggaattggacaaatatataaaagtgaatttctccaggactatggggaaataggcagggggttggactaattgcatcatttttttcacagattcagcacaggcacaaaagaccgattggcctccttctgtgctgtatgattctatgaaatagtgacagtcagggcaagtctgtataagaaggagaaatggagacaggtcatggagagcacatcaccaaaactgggagatactacattggacagggagggtcggagggggagagagcacgtacatacagtcagaatcagcaccttcaggggaggagagagagaggaaccaatgagtgtcgaactgaacccagccagagtcaacctgctgaaacaccagtgagttcacactggggagagatcattcacctgctccgtgtgtgggaaggggttcactcagtcatccaacctcactgaacatcaacttgttcacactgatcagagaccttttcaatgtcctgactgtgagaagagcttgaaaagcagtaatgatctgctgaaacaccaacacactcactctggggagaggccgttcccctgccatgtgtgtgggaagggattcactcagtcattcaatctgctgcaacatcagcaagttcacatgtaactgcaggggttggattctgctgttgttgctgctattcatcactttcagagacaatgttgggtcttactttataaccagtgtagtccagagcaaaagcgtcttcttaatgttgagataaacgggagaagaaaccgggaagtggcggcgaggatgggggaggtgctgcaccatcactttaatggtgcaccctctctCCCCTGGGTCCTTGCTGCACGCCtgccaggcctggcggctctgattggggtcctgagagcccctgagactcggtgcagctgaggctgcgctcacccccgctcagctctgttgtgatatttaaaatacgaaaggcctgtcggactgagagctgatctggaatttagaaagcagcattactggaggctcattgctgctcagcacaatctcaccccccgctcctgggaattgttgattctacatcctgtagttcagttcttcacttaactagagggggagatgtgtgagcagaaaaacagagcaaattaaaaaacacagctggacagatgtgcaacaggtcaatccactgttacaataattccatctctgattccctcctgacagaaaccagtcctttcacagagactgtgggtggctctgaaaagagcctttggtttattagatgtcatttcggacgctttcctttttctgggagctctgagcgctggttttcttgggcagcagcaaggcctggatattaggcagcaccccgccctgagcgatggtcacccctcccagcatcttgatgagctcctcgttgttgcggacggccagctgcaggtgtctggggatgatgcggctcttcttgttgtcccgggccacgttaccggccagctcgaggatttcagcggtcagatcttcgagcacagcagccagatcgaccggggctccggcaaccacacgctcagcatagttaccctttctcaggagcctgtgatcatggcccaccaggaactgcagtccagcccgggaggagcgagacttggccttggaccgagctttcctgccggtctttcctcttccagacatttccacaatctcacaaatactttcacaaagaatggataatttctcagcttttgttaTAAGCGTGAAGCAGtgaggatggccgagtggtctaaggggctgtgttcaggtcgtagtgttttctggaggcgtgtgttcaaatcccacttctgccaagttgtgttttgactgaactggaggaatTTGGGAGCAGCGGCGAAGGGAGaacatggaagaatattgacaaggaaaatgaaaatggacccaaagatgtttcttcaatacattggagtaagaggcaactaaagaaagaggagtgcactgaaaagaccaaaaaatcacagtgatttttgacatcttacCAGGATTGAgcggcgcgtgcacgggatgatgtcattttgcagcgccaacgtcatcacatttccgcaacaaatccatcttcgtgcatgcgtgatagagcgtcattgggtatctagccaccccatccccccaccacttggctagaggaagtggctgaatgggagattttgaagctgcagctctcccccctcggcaactcactccaggcctcgacgattcccccctcagccgctcgctccagacctcgctgctcccccacccccccactcccctggccagttgttcctcgcttcgcaccaccccactctctggccactcgctccaggccgcgccgcttccctcctctcagccactcactcctacgtcgccccgtcaccccttgaggccctcctgcttctacaggtggcgcctgatgAAGAAATGTGGGTGCGAGTGTcatggccagagctagcagctgtgggctgggctgggacagggtggggggtgggggtgcggagagggtacagccagagtgcggaatttcgccagaagggaggagggggagaaagcgagttgcagaggggggagagcggtcagtggggtgggagctagtagctgcgttcgggtgaagtcagccCTCGTCAGTTATATACAAACAAattacaataacgaattggcagcacattttatcctctgcccgattttcctttccatcgatcggggtgctaattcactatcttccaatggaaattcaatcataaaattccttttgtatttaataggattactgaaatgttaaatggatctgaggatgacAGTTAGTATTCGGAAACGCAcctgagtgaattagcaccccaatcgatggaaaggaaaatcggggaaagtataaaatgtgctgccaattcgttattgagattcgttgagtaattcgattctgcccaacactgaaattggcggcttttttgaattcaacctttctgccaggacgacaattgaagccaatgatttgctgtattttctaattcgaggctcggcaattggttaagacatgcgaatgggaagagggtgaccaatcagaagtgggctctggatagagaagcagagttaacgtttcgggtcagtgacccttcttcggaactgacccgaaacgttaactctgcttctctttccacagatgctgccagacctgctgagtgaatccggcatttcttgtttttgtttcagatttccagcatccgcagtattttgcttttattttagtgggctctcgatagcgcgggctcaaactgcgggaattccaggtccctgaatgattgagctgaaactgatcagtttcacaaaccctgtcagtttcagtgcaggaaacaccgtctcgggggaaataacatcacaagtgggtctggttccagtgaccaattcaacggctgctgcaaaactcccggattccctcattgcatcgaaatcattttgaaattctatgaaaacaatgagtgattctggaggagtgatgtggcttttcactgagggcatgtgtggacgggggaaataactaactgtagagtcttgggcactgtttacacagcccgtttagaaaatcaaatccactgcacatccttgctgcaaatgaaatgtcaaatttggggattccagttttgtatctcgaacacagcacagatttattccagacagttctaaacagcctatcccagctcccgtttccaggtcactgctctctctgtgaggcggtgggtggctcttggaagagcctttgctgtgtttgctggaaagggtcgagttgttcagccgctgaatccgtagagagtgcggccctgccgtttcagagcgtacaccacatccatggcagtgaccgtcttgcgcttggcatgttcagtgtaggtgaccgcatccctgatcacattctccaggaaaaccttcaacaccccgcgagtctcctcatagatcaaacccgagatccgcttgaccccgccacggcgagccaggtggcggattgctggtttggtgatgccctggatattatcacgaggcACTTTGCGGTgcagctttgctccgcctttgcccagtcctttccctcctttccctctgccagactttcttttattaatttccaaaatatgctttattcataaaaatctgtaaaaaaaaaatacattgcaaaacagttccaaaaagcaccaagtcaaacaatacaaagagtgcaaaggagatcagtttccttcaacacaggagtgagttgcctcacaacccttccatttcattgtcatgccatgtacattttacagcaaacaaatattttctggctacagttcgagtggtttcccatggatccagcccctcagttca encodes:
- the LOC137363433 gene encoding histone H2A-like, which codes for MSGRGKTGRKARSKAKSRSSRAGLQFLVGHDHRLLRKGNYAERVVAGAPVDLAAVLEDLTAEILELAGNVARDNKKSRIIPRHLQLAVRNNEELIKMLGGVTIAQGGVLPNIQALLLPKKTSALCAPATGAVSLHFVNIPRQLQMEVSHYRACSLSESRQILERRAFWIGKLHCIGVK